The following proteins are co-located in the Haloarcula marismortui ATCC 43049 genome:
- the purD gene encoding phosphoribosylamine--glycine ligase, with protein MSETVLLVGGGGREHAIARSLGNSPGELYACAGNRNPGIVALADGFEALDTTNPTAVTTYAREVDATLAVIGPEAALAAGVADALDDAGIYTFGPQEQEARIETDKAFQRRFMREHDIPGCPDFETFEDMDAACEYIDEYDGDLAVKPAGLTGGKGVRVIGDQCTAEEAKEYLRSSDYDRVVLEERLVGEEFTVQAFVANGQLRVTPAVQDHKRAYEGDEGPNTGGMGSYSDASLHLPFMDEDDYMDAVDVLRATVEALDGYKGVLYGQFMLTETGPRVVEFNARFGDPEAMNTLPVLNTDFLDVLTAARDDDPLPQLSFRPMATVCKYAVPDGYPTDPDAGAKVPIDDDVIAEVVNDHRKQSGDDPETAPEALLCYASVDDREDGIYTTTSRSYAVVGLAETIGDAEAIAEEALQRAGTEGLRVRHDIGTADLVQQRIDHMDDIRGGAD; from the coding sequence ATGTCAGAGACAGTGCTGCTCGTGGGTGGCGGCGGCCGGGAACACGCGATTGCGCGCTCGCTCGGGAACTCGCCGGGAGAGCTGTACGCCTGTGCCGGCAACCGGAATCCGGGCATCGTCGCCCTCGCCGACGGCTTCGAGGCACTCGATACGACCAACCCGACAGCCGTGACGACCTACGCTCGAGAGGTCGACGCCACGCTGGCGGTCATCGGACCCGAGGCGGCCCTCGCCGCAGGTGTCGCCGACGCGCTGGACGACGCCGGTATCTACACATTCGGGCCACAGGAGCAGGAGGCCCGCATCGAGACGGACAAGGCGTTCCAGCGGCGGTTCATGCGGGAACACGATATCCCCGGCTGTCCGGATTTCGAGACGTTCGAGGACATGGACGCCGCCTGCGAGTACATCGACGAGTACGACGGCGACCTCGCGGTCAAGCCCGCCGGGCTGACCGGCGGTAAGGGCGTCCGCGTCATCGGCGACCAGTGCACTGCCGAGGAGGCCAAGGAGTACCTCCGGAGTTCCGACTACGACCGCGTCGTCCTCGAAGAGCGCCTCGTCGGCGAGGAGTTCACCGTGCAGGCGTTTGTCGCAAACGGGCAACTGCGCGTCACGCCGGCGGTACAGGACCACAAGCGTGCCTACGAGGGCGACGAGGGACCAAACACCGGCGGGATGGGGAGCTACTCCGACGCCAGCCTCCACCTGCCGTTCATGGACGAGGACGACTACATGGACGCCGTCGACGTGCTCCGGGCCACCGTCGAGGCCCTTGACGGGTACAAGGGCGTCCTCTACGGGCAGTTCATGCTCACCGAGACTGGGCCACGCGTCGTGGAGTTCAACGCTCGCTTTGGCGACCCCGAGGCGATGAACACGCTGCCGGTGCTCAACACGGACTTCCTCGACGTACTGACCGCCGCACGCGACGACGACCCCCTGCCACAGCTCTCCTTCCGCCCGATGGCGACCGTCTGCAAGTACGCCGTCCCGGACGGCTACCCGACCGACCCCGACGCCGGGGCGAAGGTACCAATCGACGACGACGTCATCGCGGAGGTCGTCAACGACCACCGCAAGCAGTCCGGTGACGACCCGGAGACGGCCCCGGAGGCGCTGCTGTGCTACGCCAGCGTCGACGACCGTGAGGACGGTATCTACACGACTACCTCTCGCTCCTACGCCGTTGTCGGCCTCGCAGAAACGATTGGCGACGCGGAGGCCATCGCCGAAGAAGCGCTTCAGCGGGCCGGCACGGAGGGGCTTCGGGTCCGCCACGACATCGGTACGGCCGACCTCGTCCAGCAGCGTATCGACCATATGGACGACATCCGCGGCGGCGCGGACTGA
- a CDS encoding thioredoxin family protein: MSQTLETMEPNPVWVEDAYADTVDVLTRYADEFEYKIWGGDWCKDCRAQLPDFGAALKAAGVPEGQVHHYPVEKEDDGSKTGPEVEAYDIELIPTVVVEHDGEEIARFVEEEPVPIAVYLADKIENAMA, from the coding sequence ATGAGTCAGACGCTCGAAACCATGGAGCCGAATCCGGTGTGGGTCGAAGACGCCTACGCTGACACCGTCGACGTTCTCACACGCTACGCTGACGAGTTCGAGTACAAGATCTGGGGCGGCGACTGGTGTAAGGACTGCCGGGCGCAGCTTCCCGACTTCGGGGCGGCGCTGAAAGCCGCGGGTGTCCCAGAGGGGCAGGTCCACCACTACCCCGTCGAGAAGGAAGACGACGGCTCGAAGACCGGCCCGGAGGTCGAGGCGTACGACATCGAACTCATTCCGACGGTCGTCGTCGAACACGACGGCGAGGAGATCGCCCGATTCGTCGAGGAAGAGCCGGTCCCTATTGCGGTGTATCTCGCTGACAAAATCGAAAACGCGATGGCGTAA
- a CDS encoding thioredoxin domain-containing protein, giving the protein MSDATDPTARNRLDEAESPYLRQHADNPVNWQPWDETALEAARERDVPIFLSIGYAACHWCHVMEEESFEDEAIAEQLNENFVPIKVDREERPDLDSVYMSICQQVTGGGGWPLSAWLTPEGEPFYVGTYFPPEEKRGQPGFGDLLQRLSGSWSDPEQRAEMENRAQQWTEAIESDLEATPADPEDPAEDIIQTAGTIAHRGADRQDGGWGSGGPKFPQNGRLHALLRAYADGGQEDYLNVVEETLDVMADRGLYDHVGGGFHRYATDQQWAVPHFEKMLYDNAEIPRAFLAGYQAIGSERYASVVRETFEFVQRELQHPDGGFFSTLDAESAPHSESRSDSEQSSGESPRDDPDGETEEGLFYVWTPEQVHDAVDDETDADIFCDYYGVTEQGNFEGATVLAVRKPVPVLAEEYERSEDEITASLQRALNETFEARKDRPRPARDEKVLAGWNGLMIRALAEGAIVLDDQYADVAADALSFVREHLWDADAGRLNRRYKDDDVAIDGYLEDYAFLGRGALTLFEATGDVEHLAFAMDLGQAITEAFWDDEQGTLFFTPTGGESLVARPQELTDQSTPSSTGVAVDLLLSLSHFSEDDRFESVAERVIRTHADRVSSNPLQHASLTLATDTYEQGALEVTLVGDQSDYPTEWTETLAEQYIPRRLLAHRPAEKSRFEQWLDTLEVDESPPIWAGRTQVDDRPTVYACRNFACSPPKHDLGTALDWGETADDSE; this is encoded by the coding sequence ATGAGCGACGCCACGGACCCGACGGCCCGAAACCGACTCGACGAGGCGGAGAGCCCGTATCTCCGCCAGCACGCTGACAATCCGGTCAACTGGCAGCCCTGGGACGAGACAGCCCTGGAAGCCGCCAGAGAGCGGGACGTTCCCATTTTCCTCTCGATTGGTTACGCAGCGTGTCACTGGTGTCACGTCATGGAGGAGGAGAGCTTCGAGGACGAGGCCATTGCCGAACAACTCAACGAGAACTTCGTCCCGATAAAGGTCGACCGCGAGGAGCGGCCGGACCTCGATTCGGTGTACATGAGCATCTGTCAGCAGGTGACCGGTGGCGGTGGCTGGCCGCTATCGGCCTGGCTCACGCCGGAGGGGGAGCCGTTCTACGTCGGGACATACTTCCCGCCGGAGGAGAAGCGCGGACAGCCAGGCTTTGGCGACCTGCTCCAGCGCCTTTCAGGCTCGTGGTCGGACCCCGAACAGCGCGCGGAGATGGAGAACCGCGCCCAGCAGTGGACCGAGGCAATCGAGAGTGACCTCGAAGCGACGCCGGCTGACCCTGAGGACCCCGCAGAGGACATCATTCAGACCGCCGGCACCATCGCCCATCGCGGGGCCGACCGGCAGGACGGCGGCTGGGGCTCCGGCGGCCCAAAGTTCCCCCAGAACGGGCGACTACACGCATTGCTGCGGGCATATGCTGACGGTGGGCAAGAAGACTACCTGAACGTCGTCGAGGAGACGCTGGACGTGATGGCCGACCGAGGACTGTACGACCACGTTGGTGGGGGCTTCCACCGCTACGCGACAGACCAGCAGTGGGCCGTGCCGCACTTCGAGAAGATGCTGTACGACAACGCCGAGATTCCGCGGGCCTTTCTCGCGGGCTATCAGGCCATCGGCTCAGAACGCTACGCGTCGGTCGTCCGGGAGACCTTCGAGTTCGTCCAGCGCGAACTCCAGCACCCCGACGGCGGCTTTTTCAGCACGCTCGATGCCGAGAGTGCGCCGCATAGCGAGTCGCGAAGCGACTCGGAACAGTCGAGCGGGGAAAGCCCGCGAGACGACCCCGACGGCGAGACGGAGGAGGGGCTGTTCTACGTCTGGACACCCGAGCAGGTCCACGACGCCGTCGACGACGAGACGGACGCTGACATCTTCTGTGACTACTACGGCGTCACGGAGCAAGGCAACTTCGAGGGCGCAACGGTACTCGCCGTCCGCAAGCCGGTGCCGGTGCTGGCCGAGGAGTACGAGCGAAGCGAGGACGAAATCACGGCGAGCCTCCAGCGGGCGCTAAACGAGACTTTCGAGGCCAGAAAGGACCGACCGCGACCGGCCCGCGACGAGAAGGTACTGGCCGGCTGGAACGGTCTGATGATCCGGGCGCTCGCTGAGGGGGCGATTGTCCTCGATGACCAGTATGCCGACGTGGCCGCCGACGCCCTCTCGTTCGTCCGGGAGCACCTGTGGGACGCCGACGCGGGACGACTCAATCGCCGGTACAAGGACGACGACGTGGCTATTGACGGCTATCTGGAGGACTACGCGTTCCTCGGCCGCGGCGCGCTGACGCTGTTCGAGGCGACCGGCGACGTCGAGCACCTCGCCTTTGCGATGGACCTCGGCCAGGCAATCACGGAGGCGTTCTGGGACGACGAGCAGGGCACGCTCTTCTTTACCCCGACCGGCGGCGAATCGCTGGTCGCACGGCCCCAGGAACTGACCGACCAGTCGACGCCGTCGAGCACGGGCGTCGCCGTCGACCTCCTGCTGTCGCTGTCCCATTTCAGCGAGGACGACCGCTTCGAAAGCGTGGCCGAGCGGGTCATCCGAACCCACGCCGACCGCGTCTCCTCGAACCCGCTCCAGCACGCCTCGCTCACGCTGGCGACGGACACCTACGAGCAGGGCGCGCTGGAGGTCACGCTGGTCGGCGACCAGTCAGACTACCCGACTGAGTGGACGGAGACCCTCGCCGAGCAGTACATCCCGCGGCGCTTGCTGGCCCACCGGCCAGCCGAGAAAAGTCGTTTCGAGCAGTGGCTCGACACACTGGAGGTGGACGAGTCGCCGCCGATCTGGGCCGGCCGCACGCAGGTCGACGACCGACCGACGGTGTACGCCTGCCGGAACTTCGCCTGTTCACCGCCGAAACACGACCTCGGGACAGCGTTAGACTGGGGCGAAACGGCCGACGATTCGGAGTAA
- a CDS encoding TrkH family potassium uptake protein has product MALTTVDVRSPLNVLGAILQWLAVPLVIPALVAVLYGESPLPYLVTIAITLGVGTALARLQRERIDDREAFLTVSLAWLSIAVVGAIPLFLEGTGVFATPVNALFEGMSGITTTGATVIRDFDAHSQALLMWRQVLQWLGGLGVLLLATAVLSRLSVAGAQLMETETRTENVTKLTPGIEDTARILGLLYLGLTAAAAAILFALGVSGLAPKMTLFDAIAHAFTAIATAGFSPRAESIGAFSPPVQWAVTLFMIVGATNFVLLYALVRGDTDRLRQSEEFHFYVGILGVGTLLIGGLLVLDQGFTGGVGATVRHAVFQTAAIVTTTGYASTDFSTWSAGAKNVLFVMMFIGGMAGSTTCSIKTLRWLIVTKSFWRDLNVSAHRWSVRPVRLGREIVDEDTVRDVYAYTLVALVFFILGTVLLVADGERAGAPITEFEALSAAASMFFNIGPAFGQAGPYGTYEGFAQSSKVLMILLMWVGRIEIVPVLVMLTPTFWTR; this is encoded by the coding sequence TTGGCACTGACCACTGTCGACGTGCGGTCGCCGCTGAACGTTCTCGGTGCGATTTTGCAGTGGTTGGCCGTTCCGCTGGTGATTCCCGCACTGGTGGCTGTGTTGTACGGTGAGTCGCCGCTACCGTATCTCGTCACGATAGCGATTACGCTGGGCGTCGGCACAGCGCTCGCTCGCCTCCAGCGCGAGCGCATCGACGACCGCGAGGCGTTCCTGACGGTGTCGTTGGCCTGGCTGTCCATCGCCGTGGTCGGCGCGATACCGCTGTTCCTTGAGGGGACCGGCGTCTTCGCCACCCCCGTCAACGCGCTGTTCGAGGGAATGAGCGGCATCACCACCACAGGCGCGACCGTTATCCGGGACTTCGACGCCCACTCGCAGGCACTGCTGATGTGGCGGCAGGTCCTCCAGTGGCTCGGCGGCCTCGGCGTCCTGTTGCTCGCGACGGCCGTGCTCTCGCGGCTCTCGGTCGCCGGCGCACAGCTCATGGAGACGGAGACGCGGACCGAGAATGTGACAAAGCTTACGCCCGGCATCGAGGATACGGCGCGCATCCTGGGGTTGCTGTATCTCGGTCTGACAGCTGCTGCGGCGGCTATTCTGTTCGCGCTGGGAGTGAGCGGCCTCGCCCCGAAGATGACCCTCTTCGACGCGATTGCTCATGCGTTCACCGCCATCGCGACGGCTGGCTTCTCCCCACGGGCCGAGAGCATCGGCGCGTTCTCCCCGCCCGTCCAGTGGGCGGTGACGCTGTTCATGATCGTCGGCGCAACGAACTTCGTCCTGCTGTACGCGCTCGTTCGGGGCGACACTGACCGACTCCGGCAGAGCGAGGAGTTCCACTTCTACGTGGGGATTCTCGGGGTCGGCACCCTGCTCATCGGCGGCCTACTCGTGCTCGATCAGGGATTCACCGGTGGCGTCGGGGCGACGGTTCGCCACGCCGTCTTCCAGACCGCCGCCATCGTCACGACGACGGGCTACGCCTCAACGGATTTCAGCACCTGGTCGGCCGGCGCAAAGAACGTCCTCTTCGTGATGATGTTCATCGGCGGGATGGCCGGAAGCACCACCTGCTCTATCAAGACGCTGCGCTGGCTCATCGTCACCAAGTCCTTCTGGCGGGACCTGAACGTTTCGGCCCACCGTTGGAGTGTCCGCCCGGTCCGACTGGGACGGGAAATCGTCGACGAGGACACCGTCCGCGACGTGTATGCGTACACGCTGGTCGCGCTGGTGTTTTTCATACTCGGTACTGTCCTGCTCGTGGCCGACGGCGAGCGGGCGGGCGCACCGATAACCGAGTTCGAGGCCCTCAGCGCCGCCGCGTCGATGTTCTTCAACATCGGTCCGGCGTTCGGTCAGGCCGGCCCCTACGGGACCTACGAGGGATTCGCCCAGTCGAGCAAGGTGCTGATGATACTGCTGATGTGGGTCGGCCGAATCGAAATCGTCCCCGTGCTGGTGATGCTGACGCCGACGTTCTGGACGCGGTGA